In Meleagris gallopavo isolate NT-WF06-2002-E0010 breed Aviagen turkey brand Nicholas breeding stock chromosome 15, Turkey_5.1, whole genome shotgun sequence, one DNA window encodes the following:
- the FAF2 gene encoding FAS-associated factor 2 → MDQCRHTLEQHNWNIEAAVQDRLNEQEGVPSVFNPPPSRPLQVNTADHRIYSYVVSRPQPRGLLGWGYYFIMLPFRFTYYTLLDIFRFALRFIRPDPRSRVTDPVGDIISFIHMFEEKYGRIHPVFYQGTYSQALNDAKRELRFLLVYLHGDDHQDTDEFCRNTLCVPEVVALINTRMLFWACSTNKPEGYRVSQALRENTYPFLAVIMLKDRRMTVVGRLEGLIQADDLINQLMFIMDANQTYLVSERLEREERNQTQVLRQQQDEAYLASLRADQEKERKKKEERERKKKKEEEVQQQKLAEERRRQTLQEEKERKSECLPPEPHPDDPESVKIIFKLPNDSRVERRFHFTQSLTVIHDFLFSLKESPEKFQIEANFPRRVLPCLPTEEWPNPPTLQEAGLSHTEVLFVQDLTDD, encoded by the exons GCAAGAAGGTGTCCCAAGTGTCTTTAACCCACCTCCATCTCGGCCGTTGCAGGTCAATACAGCAGACCACAGGATCTACAGCTATGTTGTTTCAAGGCCACAGCCAAGG GGCCTTTTAGGATGGGGTTACTACTTCATAATGCTTCCATTCCGATTTACCTATTACACATTACTTGATATATTTAg GTTTGCTCTGCGTTTTATACGTCCTGATCCTCGTAGTCGGGTTACTGACCCAGTGGGTgacattatttcatttattcatatGTTTGAGGAAAAATATGGGAGGATACACCCTGTCTTCTACCAGGGAACTTACAGCCAG GCACTGAATGATGCCAAGCGGGAGCTGCGCTTCCTGTTGGTTTATCTTCATGGAGATGATCACCAAGATACGGACGAATTCTGCCG CAATACGCTGTGCGTACCTGAGGTGGTCGCCCTCATAAACACTAGAATGCTCTTCTGGGCTTGCTCAACCAATAAACCAGAGGGATACAGAG TTTCCCAGGCTCTGCGGGAGAACACGTATCCATTCCTGGCTGTGATCATGCTGAAAGATCGCAGAATGACTGTAGTTGGGCGGCTAGAAGGCCTCATCCAGGCTGATGACCTTATTAATCAACTGATGTTCATCATGGATGCCAACCAGACATACCTGGTGTCTGAACGCCTGGAAAG GGAAGAGAGGAACCAAACCCAAGTACTGAGGCAGCAGCAAGATGAGGCTTATTTGGCATCCTTGCGTGCAGACCAGGAAAAAGAACGTAAGAAGAAGGAAGAAcgggagagaaagaagaaaaaggaggaggaagtgcAGCAGCAAAAACTAGCAGAGGAGAGACGGCGACAG AcgctgcaggaggagaaggaacGGAAGTCGGAATGCCTTCCTCCTGAGCCACATCCTGATGACCCAGAGAGTGTGAAGATCATTTTCAAGCTGCCTAACGATTCCAGAGTGGAGCGGCGATTCCACTTCACACAGTCATTGACG GTAATCCACGACTTCCTGTTCTCCCTGAAAGAAAGCCCTGAAAAGTTCCAGATTGAAGCCAACTTCCCTCGCCGTGTCCTGCCCTGCCTCCCTACAGAGGAGTGGCCCAACCCACCCACGCTGCAGGAGGCCGGACTCAGCCACACGGAAGTCCTCTTTGTGCAGGACCTCACGGACGATTGA